Within Candidatus Eisenbacteria bacterium, the genomic segment CAAAGAGATGGAGTCGGCGCTCAAAGAACGTCATGCGCATGATCCATTCAAGGCCAAAAAATGTGATGCCTGTCACAAACCCCATGGCATCTTGGGTGCTCTCAATTTGAAGGCGGAGGGCGCGGATCTCTGCCTCGGGTGTCATGAAGAATTCGGCGCGAAGATGGAATCGGCGCATCTCCATGCCCCCATGCAGGGTGGAGATTGTTTAACTTGCCATTCCGCTCACGGCACCGGCCGCCCGGCTCTTCTCACGCACGAGAAAGGAGAACTCTGTTTCGCATGTCATGACCGCGGTCCGTTTGAGAGAGCGCATGTTCATGAGCCGATGGCCGCTAAGGGGTGCGAAGCCTGCCACGATCCCCACGGATCGGAGCATGCCGGGCTCTTGACCTCTGAATCCATTGATCTCTGCCTGGGCTGCCATAACAATAAGGCCACCCTGCGGGAGAAGCACGGTGGCACGGATATAACCACGGCCCGTTGCGTTTTCTGCCATGATCCGCACTCGTCGGCGGAAGCCTCGCTGCTCTTGCCTTCGATCCACAGCCCGGTCGCTGATATGGATTGCGAATCGTGTCACACGTTGGATGATCAGGGTTTGGTCACAGCTTCCGCCGGTGACGAGATTTGTCTTGAGTGTCATGACCTGGAAATTTCTGGAATAGCCGTACCGCACGCACCTGTGGCTGATGGGGATTGCCGTTCCTGCCACTCCCCCCATGGAAGCGCCTACCCTTCCCTGCTTGTACAAAGAGAAGATAAGCTATGCGAAGAATGCCACGACCCGGCCGGCTCGGGCGCATCCGACGCCCACCAACCGGTTGCGGATGGGCTCTGTTCCGATTGCCACAAGCCCCATGGAACCGACCATCCCGCCCTTTTAACTTCCGGGATCAATGATCTCTGCCTTTCCTGTCATGATATGGATCTCCAGGAACCGGATGGCGGCAGTCTTCATGCTCCTCTTGCAAAGCAGGAGTGTACCGTCTGCCATAATCCACATCGTTCCCGGCAGAAGCCCCTGCTTGTGGCCGGCAGCGGGGAGCTGTGTTTGTCGTGTCATCTAAAGATTAAGCTCCGCAATGCGATGGAATATCCTCACGCCGTCGTGGCGAGCGGGGAATGCATCGCCTGTCATGAGGCGCATCTTTCAAGCCGAAGGAATCTCCTCAAGGGGGCGGCGGGCGATCTTTGTATAAGCTGCCACGGCGAAATGGTGGAAGAGTCGCCGAAAGGAAGCGTGCATGCGCCGAGCAAAGAAGGCGAGTGCCTCACCTGCCACGAACCGCACGGGGGCGGGCGCCCGGGTATGCTGACCGATGATCCGGTGGCGATATGCGCCGGCTGTCATGACGATGTCGCTGATCCAACCGCCTTTGCGCATGGCCATCAGCCGGTTATTGACGGCAAGTGTTCTGATTGCCACGACGCCCACCGATCCGACAGCCCGGCCCTGCTGGCCGGTCCTTCACCATTGATTTGCATCGGTTGCCACCCCGACGTTGTCGATGTGGAAGGGGCGCAATCGATCCATCCTCCCAGCCAGGGAGATTGTCTGGCTTGCCACCTCCCGCACGGGGGTGGGGAGGCCGGGCTCCTGGTCAAGTCGTTGCCCGCGCTTTGTTTCGATTGCCATGATGAAGGATCAGAATTCAAGCGAATTCACCTTAAATTGGATACCGCTGGAATCGATTGCTCGACCTGTCATGAACCGCATCACTCGCAGCAGCCTTCGCTCTTCCTGGCTCAGTCGCATGCGCCCTTCGAAGAGAGGGATTGCGCGGTCTGCCATGATCCGATCGGTGCAGGGACGCCTGCCGCTGAAGTCTGCAAGGAGTGCCATGATCTGCCCCAAGCAAGTCTGGCGAAGGCAAAACAGCATGCGCCGTTCCTGGAGGGTGAGTGCACCGCTTGCCATAATCCGCATGTGGCGGAAGGAGCATCGCTGCTCCCGGTCCGTCCCGTGGACGCCTGCAAGGAGTGCCATGACAGCGAATCCCTTTACCCCGACGCCGAATTGGCTCATGAACCGGTCCGCATGGGTCAATGCGAACATTGTCATGAGAGCCATGGCTCGGAACAGGCGCCGTTACTGAAGGTAGGCCGCAAGGATCTCTGCTTCAGTTGCCACGAAGAAATGCGGAGTCGGCTGCAATATGCAAATGTTCACGCGCCCTTTGCGCAAAACAGTTGTGATGATTGCCATGACTCCCACGGGACAAATTTTCCGGGAATCCTGACTCAAGAGGTCCCGGCCCTCTGCTTCAAATGTCATGACGCGGGGGATTCCCAGATGACGGCCAAACACGGGGGCATGTCCCTCACCAGTGTCGACTGTCTGGGGTGTCACGATCCACATGCCTCGAAGGGGGCCGCCCTTTCGTACAAGAATGTGCATGCGCCTTATGAGGGGGGAGATTGCAACGATTGCCATGAGGCCGGCACGAGAAGAATAAAGGGCGGCGAGAGAGAACTTTGTTTCAGCTGCCACCCGGGCACGCGGGAGGATCTGAAAGAAGGCAAACTGCATCAGCCGCTGACGGGAGATTCACCCTGCACCGCCTGCCATGAACCCCATACGGCGCCGCAGGAAAAGCTCCTGCGGGTGACGCAGGATAAGCTCTGTGAAAAATGCCACAGCGAGGCCGCTGGAGAATTCAAGCAGGCGGCGCATTCCCATCCGGCGGCTGAAAATGGGGCCTGCACCGCCTGCCACAATCCCCATTTGGTCTTTGCCGATGATGAAAATATAACCACCCAGATTTGTTCACGCTGCCATTCTTTTAAGGATCATATCCTGCACCCTATGGGAGAGGATGATCTCGATCCCCGGACAAACGAGCCGATGGGTTGTCTGAGCTGTCACAACAAACACGGATCGGAATACGAATACATTCTCGCCGCCGATCCGAAGGGGCCGCTCTGCGTTCAATGTCACACCGATAAA encodes:
- a CDS encoding cytochrome c3 family protein — encoded protein: MRPGIQRDRALPWMGILVALALAGLITLPSGPGAADRFKQKECLDCHKEMESALKERHAHDPFKAKKCDACHKPHGILGALNLKAEGADLCLGCHEEFGAKMESAHLHAPMQGGDCLTCHSAHGTGRPALLTHEKGELCFACHDRGPFERAHVHEPMAAKGCEACHDPHGSEHAGLLTSESIDLCLGCHNNKATLREKHGGTDITTARCVFCHDPHSSAEASLLLPSIHSPVADMDCESCHTLDDQGLVTASAGDEICLECHDLEISGIAVPHAPVADGDCRSCHSPHGSAYPSLLVQREDKLCEECHDPAGSGASDAHQPVADGLCSDCHKPHGTDHPALLTSGINDLCLSCHDMDLQEPDGGSLHAPLAKQECTVCHNPHRSRQKPLLVAGSGELCLSCHLKIKLRNAMEYPHAVVASGECIACHEAHLSSRRNLLKGAAGDLCISCHGEMVEESPKGSVHAPSKEGECLTCHEPHGGGRPGMLTDDPVAICAGCHDDVADPTAFAHGHQPVIDGKCSDCHDAHRSDSPALLAGPSPLICIGCHPDVVDVEGAQSIHPPSQGDCLACHLPHGGGEAGLLVKSLPALCFDCHDEGSEFKRIHLKLDTAGIDCSTCHEPHHSQQPSLFLAQSHAPFEERDCAVCHDPIGAGTPAAEVCKECHDLPQASLAKAKQHAPFLEGECTACHNPHVAEGASLLPVRPVDACKECHDSESLYPDAELAHEPVRMGQCEHCHESHGSEQAPLLKVGRKDLCFSCHEEMRSRLQYANVHAPFAQNSCDDCHDSHGTNFPGILTQEVPALCFKCHDAGDSQMTAKHGGMSLTSVDCLGCHDPHASKGAALSYKNVHAPYEGGDCNDCHEAGTRRIKGGERELCFSCHPGTREDLKEGKLHQPLTGDSPCTACHEPHTAPQEKLLRVTQDKLCEKCHSEAAGEFKQAAHSHPAAENGACTACHNPHLVFADDENITTQICSRCHSFKDHILHPMGEDDLDPRTNEPMGCLSCHNKHGSEYEYILAADPKGPLCVQCHTDKIREIKLN